In Malus sylvestris chromosome 16, drMalSylv7.2, whole genome shotgun sequence, the following are encoded in one genomic region:
- the LOC126607607 gene encoding receptor protein kinase TMK1-like isoform X9 produces MKEPQLGFWGSFAVLLLLFFSLYPPVHSQSGGGGDDGAAMEALRKSIGSNSLGWSGTDYCKWGKVSCKDGKVFKIQLGNQKLTGTLPPEIQKLSNLQQLEVQNNQLTGPFPSLSGVQPLQVLLVHDNNISSFPSDFFTGLTSLDNINIDYNPFAAWQIPDILKDATQLKEFSATETNLTGRIPDIFSSSNFPGLTDLHLAFNYLEGELLASFSGSSIQSLWLNGQQGTNRLNGTIDVLQNMTSLREVWLHGNYFTGPIPDLSNLGYLTTLSLRDNKLTGVVPASLLNLKSLTSVNLTNNMLQGPMPKFGDGVLVDMTGVNSFCSDKPGVDCDARVNVLLSVVKDMGYPTVFADSWKGNDPCNNWMGITCNGGNITVVNFRSLGLSGTISSNYSLLTSLRTLRLDDNNLTGTIPKELTQLPNLQQIDVSNNQLFGQVPKFKNVDVKTDGNPNIGQDHPPSPATPTIPNSPPASHSDGGKKSRSGMVVGAGIGCVGGLVVVGFVAFCLLKKKHKHSGGVQSANASRGPNDIHVVEAGSMVISIQALRDVTNNFSENNVLGKGGFGTVYKGELHDGKKIAVKRMESGVVAEKVLNEFKSEIAVLTKVQHRHLVGLLGYCLDGNERLLVYEYMPQGTLSRYLFNWKEEGLKPLEWTRRLTIALDVARGVEYLHGLASQTFIHRDLKPSNILLGDYMRAKVSDFGLVRLVPEGEASIATGLAGTFGYLAPEYAGLLERLTKPFSSVFYSFVLQTFSACSLINVASVLCNWADDTQG; encoded by the exons atgaaggaaccCCAACTGGGTTTCTGGGGTTCTTTCGCCGTTCTGCTCCTTTTGTTTTTCTCGCTGTACCCACCAGTACACTCCCAGTCCGGCGGCGGCGGCGACGACGGAGCGGCCATGGAAGCACTCCGAAAAAGCATCGGCTCCAACAGTCTCGGGTGGTCCGGCACCGATTACTGCAAATGGGGAAAAGTGAGTTGCAAGGACGGCAAGGTTTTCAAAATCCAATTGGGTAACCAAAAACTCACCGGCACGCTGCCGCCGGAAATCCAAAAGCTTTCGAATTTGCAGCAGCTGGAAGTTCAGAACAACCAACTCACCGGGCCTTTTCCGAGCCTCTCCGGGGTGCAACCGCTTCAGGTCCTCCTCGTCCACGACAACAACATCTCGTCCTTCCCCTCCGATTTCTTCACCGGACTTACCTCCCTCGACAACATCAACATCGACTACAATCCCTTCGCTGCGTGGCAGATTCCCGACATTCTCAAAGATGCCACACAGCTGAAGGAATTCTCCGCCACCGAGACCAACCTCACCGGAAGAATTCCCGATATCTTCAGCAGTTCCAATTTCCCAGGTTTGACTGATCTACATTTGGCTTTCAATTACCTTGAAGGCGAATTGCTTGCTAGTTTTTCGGGTTCGAGTATTCAGTCCCTCTGGTTGAACGGCCAACAGGGCACCAATAGGCTTAATGGTACTATTGATGTGTTACAGAACATGACTTCTCTGCGTGAGGTTTGGTTACATGGTAATTATTTCACCGGTCCTATACCGGACTTGTCGAACTTAGGTTACTTGACCACTCTGAGTTTGAGAGATAACAAGCTCACCGGCGTTGTTCCCGCGTCTTTGTTGAATCTTAAATCCCTTACTTCTGTTAATTTGACCAACAATATGCTTCAAGGACCAATGCCCAAGTTTGGCGATGGGGTTCTGGTGGATATGACGGGGGTAAATAGTTTTTGCAGTGATAAGCCGGGTGTTGATTGCGACGCTCGTGTCAATGTATTGCTTTCGGTCGTCAAAGACATGGGTTATCCTACTGTTTTTGCAGATAGTTGGAAGGGGAACGATCCTTGTAATAACTGGATGGGAATTACGTGTAATGGTGGAAACATTACTGTTGTCAATTTTCGGAGCCTGGGTCTTTCGGGTACGATCTCTTCAAATTATTCTCTGCTTACCTCCTTGCGGACATTGAGACTTGACGATAATAACCTCACGGGTACCATACCAAAGGAGCTTACGCAACTGCCCAACCTTCAACAGATAGATGTTAGTAACAACCAACTTTTTGGTCAAGTACCAAAGTTTAAGAATGTGGACGTGAAAACAGATGGGAACCCTAATATTGGTCAGGATCATCCCCCTTCGCCAGCGACACCTACAATTCCTAATTCACCGCCTGCCTCCCACTCAGATGGAGGTAAAAAATCTAGGAGTGGGATGGTTGTTGGGGCTGGCATCGGCTGTGTTGGCGGATTGGTTGTAGTTGGGTTTGTTGCTTTCTGTCTACTTAAGAAAAAGCATAAGCATTCTGGCggagtgcaaagtgcaaacGCAAGTAGGGGACCTAATGACATTCATGTGGTTGAGGCTGGAAGTATGGTCATTTCGATCCAAGCTTTGAGAGATGTGACCAATAATTTCAGCGAAAATAATGTATTAGGAAAAGGTGGTTTTGGAACTGTGTACAAAGGGGAGTTGCATGATGGGAAAAAGATTGCAGTGAAGAGGATGGAATCTGGAGTGGTGGCGGAGAAGGTTCTAAATGAGTTCAAGTCTGAGATTGCAGTTCTTACTAAAGTCCAACACCGCCACTTGGTTGGACTTCTTGGCTATTGTTTGGACGGAAACGAGAGGCTTCTTGTTTATGAATACATGCCTCAAGGGACTCTTAGTAGGTACTTGTTCAACTGGAAAGAGGAAGGTCTGAAGCCACTTGAATGGACTAGAAGGCTGACCATTGCCTTGGATGTTGCAAGAGGGGTTGAGTATCTCCACGGTTTAGCCAGCCAGACTTTCATTCACAGGGATCTTAAACCTTCGAACATTTTACTCGGAGATTATATGCGGGCTAAAGTTTCGGATTTTGGACTGGTTCGTCTTGTTCCAGAAGGGGAAGCCTCAATTGCGACAGGACTAGCTGGAACTTTTGGCTATTTGGCTCCAGAGTATGCAG GATTATTGGAAAGGTTAACAAAACCATTCAGCTCAGTATTTTATAGTTTCGTGTTGCAGACATTTTCCGCTTGTTCCTTAATTAATGTAGCATCTGTTCTGTG CAACTGGGCGGATGACACTCAAGGTTGA
- the LOC126607607 gene encoding receptor protein kinase TMK1-like isoform X1 yields the protein MKEPQLGFWGSFPVLLLLFFSLYPPVHSQPGGGGDDGAAMEALRKSIGSNNLGWSGTDYCKWGKVSCQAGKVFKIQLGNQKLTGTLPPEIQKLSNLQQLEVQNNQLTGPFPSLSGVQPLQVLLAHNNNFSSFPSDFFTGLTSLVNINIDHNPFAAWQIPNTLKGATQLKEFSATETNITGRIPDIFSSSNFPGLTDLHLAFNYLEGELPASFSSSSIQSLWLNSQQGTNRLNGTIDVLQNMTSLREVWLHGNYFTGPIPDLSNLGYLTTLSLRDNKLTGVVPASLLNLKSLTSVNLTNNMLQGPMPKFGAGVLVDMSGLNSFCSDKPGVDCDARVNVLLSVIKDMGYPTVFADSWKGNDSCDNWKGITCNGGNITVVNFRSLGLSGTISSNYSLLTSLQTLRLDNNNLTGTIPKELTQLPNLQQIDVSNNQLFGQVPKFKNVDVKTDGNPNIGQDHPPSPATPTIPNSQPASQSDGGKKSRTGVVVGAVIGTVGGLVVVGFVAFCLLKKKHKHSGRVQSPNALVIHPRHSGDQNAVKITVANSGVNRGENESYNSPANSGPNDIHVVEAGSMVISIQVLRDVTNNFSENNVLGKGGFGTVYKGELHDGTKIAVKRMESGVVAEKGLNEFKSEIAVLTKVRHRHLVGLLGYCLDGNERLLVYEYMPQGTLSRYLFNWKEEGLKPLEWTRRLTIALDVARGVEYLHGLASQTFIHRDLKPSNILLGDDMRAKVSDFGLVRLAPEGKASIETRLAGTFGYLAPEYAATGRMTLKVDVYSFGVILMELITGRRAIDESQPEESLHLVTWFRRMLINKDAFRKAIDPTIDLNEETLSSINTVAELAGHCSAREPYQRPDMGHAVNVLSSLVEHWKPSEAEDSDDMYGIDLEMTLPQALKKWQAFEGNSNLDESSSSSSFFASGDNTQTSIPTRPSGFAESFTSSDGR from the exons atgaaggaaccCCAACTGGGTTTCTGGGGTTCTTTCCCCGTTCtgctgcttttgtttttctcgCTGTACCCACCAGTACACTCCCAGCCCGGCGGTGGCGGCGACGACGGAGCGGCCATGGAAGCACTCCGGAAAAGCATCGGCTCCAACAATCTCGGGTGGTCCGGCACCGATTACTGCAAATGGGGAAAAGTGAGTTGCCAGGCCGGCAAGGTTTTCAAAATCCAATTGGGTAATCAGAAACTCACCGGCACGCTGCCGCCGGAAATCCAAAAGCTTTCGAATTTGCAGCAACTGGAAGTTCAGAACAACCAACTCACCGGACCTTTTCCGAGCCTCTCCGGGGTGCAACCGCTTCAGGTCCTCCTCGCCCACAACAACAACTTCTCGTCCTTCCCCTCCGATTTCTTCACCGGACTCACCTCCCTCGTCAACATCAACATCGACCACAATCCCTTCGCTGCGTGGCAGATTCCCAACACTCTCAAAGGTGCCACACAGCTGAAGGAATTCTCCGCCACCGAGACCAACATCACCGGAAGAATCCCCGATATCTTCAGCAGTTCCAATTTCCCAGGTTTGACTGATCTACATTTGGCTTTCAATTACCTTGAAGGCGAATTGCCTGCTAGTTTTTCGAGTTCGAGTATTCAGTCCCTCTGGTTGAACAGCCAACAGGGCACCAATAGGCTTAATGGTACTATTGATGTGTTACAGAACATGACTTCTCTGCGTGAGGTTTGGTTACATGGTAATTATTTCACCGGTCCTATACCGGACCTGTCGAACTTAGGTTACTTGACCACTCTGAGTTTGAGGGATAACAAGCTCACCGGCGTTGTTCCCGCGTCTTTGTTGAATCTTAAATCCCTTACTTCTGTTAATTTGACCAATAATATGCTTCAAGGACCAATGCCCAAGTTTGGCGCTGGGGTTCTGGTGGATATGTCGGGGTTAAATAGTTTTTGCAGTGATAAGCCGGGTGTTGATTGCGACGCTCGTGTCAATGTATTGCTTTCGGTCATCAAAGACATGGGTTATCCTACTGTTTTTGCAGATAGTTGGAAGGGGAACGATTCTTGTGATAACTGGAAGGGAATTACGTGTAATGGTGGAAACATTACTGTTGTCAATTTTCGGAGCCTGGGTCTTTCGGGTACGATCTCTTCAAATTATTCTCTGCTTACCTCCTTGCAGACATTGAGACTTGACAATAATAACCTCACGGGTACAATACCAAAGGAGCTTACGCAACTGCCCAACCTTCAACAGATAGATGTTAGTAACAATCAACTTTTTGGTCAAGTACCAAAGTTTAAGAATGTGGACGTGAAAACTGATGGGAACCCTAATATTGGTCAGGATCATCCCCCTTCGCCAGCGACGCCTACAATTCCTAATTCACAGCCTGCCTCCCAATCAGATGGAGGTAAAAAATCTAGGACTGGGGTGGTTGTTGGGGCTGTCATCGGCACTGTTGGCGGATTGGTTGTAGTTGGGTTTGTTGCTTTCTGTCTACTTAAGAAAAAGCATAAGCATTCTGGCAGAGTACAAAGTCCAAACGCATTGGTTATTCATCCTCGTCACTCTGGCGATCAAAATGCAGTCAAGATCACGGTTGCTAACTCTGGGGTTAATCGCGGTGAAAATGAGTCCTATAATAGTCCGGCCAACAGTGGACCTAATGACATTCATGTGGTTGAGGCTGGAAGTATGGTCATTTCGATCCAAGTTTTGAGAGATGTGACCAATAATTTCAGTGAAAATAATGTATTAGGAAAAGGTGGTTTTGGAACTGTGTACAAAGGGGAGTTGCATGATGGGACAAAGATTGCAGTGAAGAGGATGGAATCTGGAGTGGTGGCGGAGAAGGGTCTAAATGAGTTCAAGTCTGAGATTGCAGTTCTTACTAAAGTCCGACACCGCCACTTGGTTGGACTTCTTGGCTATTGTTTGGACGGAAACGAGAGGCTTCTTGTTTATGAATACATGCCTCAAGGGACTCTTAGTAGATACTTGTTCAACTGGAAAGAGGAAGGTCTGAAGCCACTTGAATGGACTAGAAGGCTGACCATTGCCTTGGATGTTGCAAGAGGGGTTGAGTATCTCCACGGTTTAGCCAGCCAGACTTTCATTCACAGGGATCTTAAACCTTCGAACATTTTACTCGGAGATGATATGCGGGCTAAAGTTTCAGATTTTGGACTGGTTCGTCTTGCTCCAGAAGGGAAAGCCTCAATTGAGACGAGACTAGCCGGAACTTTTGGCTATTTGGCTCCAGAGTATGCAG CAACTGGGCGGATGACACTCAAGGTTGACGTGTATAGCTTTGGAGTGATCTTAATGGAGCTGATCACGGGTAGAAGAGCAATTGATGAAAGCCAACCAGAGGAGAGCTTGCACCTTGTTACATGGTTCCGCAGAATGCTCATTAACAAGGATGCATTCCGGAAGGCCATTGATCCGACAATTGATCTCAATGAGGAAACTCTTTCTAGTATTAACACCGTCGCTGAGCTTGCTGGGCATTGCAGCGCAAGGGAGCCCTACCAGAGGCCTGACATGGGTCATGCAGTCAATGTTCTTTCGTCGCTCGTTGAGCATTGGAAACCATCTGAAGCCGAAGATTCTGATGATATGTATGGAATTGACCTCGAAATGACCTTACCACAAGCACTAAAGAAGTGGCAGGCTTTTGAAGGCAATAGCAACCTTGATgagtcttcatcttcttcatcgttCTTTGCCAGCGGGGACAACACCCAAACCAGCATACCTACTCGGCCATCTGGATTTGCGGAATCGTTTACATCATCGGATGGGCGGTAA